The Candidatus Eisenbacteria bacterium genomic interval TGCCACACCCCCCAGATCGCGAACAGGAGAAGCGACACCAGGGCCGCCGCCGTGAAGAAGGTCCGGACGGGGGCGCTTGCCGGCGGAACCGAACGTGCCGCGAAGCCGTGGACCGCGAGCGCCGCGCAGAAGGGAAGCGCGAGAAGCACGGTCTGGCCCTCGACCGCGGTCGCGAAGTAGATGAACCCGTACGTCAGGGCTCCCGCGATGTGGAGCACTCGGAGGGACCCCGGCATGCTGGCCGCCGCATCCGGAGCGGCCGCGCGCCACTCCGCCGCGCGCTTCCGCTCCAGCAGGAGAAGCGCCATCACGAACAGGATGCGCGCCAGATCCACCGGCACGTGCCCCATCCATTCGTCCCAGAACGTCGCGAGTCCCCAGGCGTCCCGCGCGTCCGTCGCGAGCATCGTGTCGTGAATGGAATTTGCGGCGACGTGGATCCCGTGACCGAGCGCGTAGCTCGTGAACGCCAGAAGGAAGAGGACCGATACGGGGCCGGTGGAGCCCCGAGCTCCCCATGGAGGGGAGACGAGCGCCGCCGCGACCCATGCATACAGGCCGAGCACGAGGAAGACGCCCGCGATCTCGATCACGTCTCCCCACGTGACGCCGCGAGGATACGCGCCCGTCTTGAGGAGCACGCTGAGCAGGTCCGCCGCGCACGACGCGAGCCCCAGCCATCCGAGCCGGACCTCGAGGCGCGTTCCGGGCCTGGACGCCGCCGCTACGGTGCGAGCGTGTCGCGCTTCCAGCTTCCTCCCTCGCGACGGAAGAGAAGGCGATCGTGCAGTCGGTTCTCGCGTCCTTCCCAGAACTCGATCTGCTCCGGGGTCACGCGGAACCCCGACCAGAACGGTGGACGCGGCACGGGGCCTCCGGCGAATTTGCGATCCATCTCGTCGAAGCGGCGGTCCAGCTCCGCGCGGCCGCCCGGGAGCGGCCGGCTCTGGGGGGAAGCCCACGCGGCGACCTGGCTCGGTCTCGGACGGGTCGCCCAGTAGGCGTCCGCCTCCGCCGCGGTCACGGGACTCGCCGTTCCCTCGATTCGCACCTGCCGAGCGAGTGGGGGCCAGTAGAAGCAGAGCGAGACGGGGACGCCGCCGCCTTCTCCTCCCGGGTTGGATCGCGCCGCGCCGAGGTCGAGTCCCTTCCGGCTCTCCAGGTTGGTGTAGAAGACGAAGCCCCGGTGATCGGCGCCGCGCACCAGGACCATCCGGACCGAGGGGCGGCCGTCGGGCCCCGTCGTGGCGAGCGCGGCGGCCGAGGGCTCGGGGAGCACGACCTGGCTCGCGGCCTGGAACCACTCTTCGAACAAGGAGATGGGATCAGGGGAAGCGCTCACGGGCGGACATCTTACCTCAGCCCAGGCTATAATGGGCACGCCGGCGCGGCGGGCTCCATTTCGCATCTCGTGAGGTTCGCCCGGCCCGTCGCGTCCGGCGCCTCACGTGAGGAAACGCTCCCGGTGATTCGGTGAACGCGCTCGACTCCTTCGTGTCCGACCCTCGTATTCGCGTGCGACGTGACGACAAGCCGTCCGCGCGGCCCCGCTGCGTCGTCTACTGGATGCAGCGGTCCCAGCGCGGCCGCGAGAACCCGGCCCTGAACGTCGCGATCGACGCGGCGAACGCCCTGGGCCTGCCGCTCGCCGTCCATTTCGGGCTCCATCCCCGATACCCTCGGGCGAACGCGCGCCACTACGCCTTCCTCCTGGACGGCATTCCCGAGGCCGCCCGTCACGTGGAGGCTCGGGGCGCGGCCTTCGTGTTCCGGCCGTACCCGCACCACTCGCTCCTCCGCTTCTGCGAGGAGGTTGCGCCGGCACTCGTCGTCGGGGACGAGAATCCGCTGCGGGAGCCGGAGTCCTGGCGCGACGGAGCGGCGCGGAACCTCCGCGTACCCTTCTGGACCGTGGACTCGGACGTGATCGTGCCTTCCTGCCACTTCGACCGGGAAGAGTACGCCGCGCGCACACTTCGCCCCAAGATACGGAAACTCCTGCGCCGGTACCTGAAGCCCCTGGGCCGCCCGAGATGCAAGGCCGCGTTCGCCCGTAGCGATCGGCCACGTTCGGCGCCCTTCGACGCGCGCGATCTCCTGACCACGCTACCGCTCGACCGCTCGGCCGCTCCGTTGCGCCGGGTGAGGGGCGGTCGCGCGGCCGGGCTCCGGACGCTGCGCCGCTTCACCACGTCCGCGCTGCCGCGCTATCACGAGGACCGGAACCGTCCCGATCTCCCGGGGACGAGCCGGCTCTCGGCCTATCTCCACTTCGGACAGCTCGGGCCGCACGAGGTCGCGCTGGCCGTCCGGCGCGCCCGCGCTCCGCGGGAGGCCCGCCGGGCGTTCCTCGAGGAGCTGATCGTGCGGAGGGAGCTTGCGGTCAACTTCGTGGCCCGCAACCCGCGGTACGACCGCGTCGAGTGCGGCGAGCCCTGGGCGCTCCGCACGCTCACGCGGCACGCGCGCGATCCGCGGGAGCGGATCTACAGCGAGAAGGCGCTGGAGGCGGGGGCCACGTCGGACCGGCTCTGGAACGCGGCTCAGCTCGAGATGGTCGCGACGGGACGGATGCACGGCTACCTCCGGATGTACTGGGCGAAGCGCCTCCTCGACTGGACCCCCACCCCCGCGGACGCCTACCGTGTCGCCGTCGAGCTGAACGACCGCCACGAGCTGGATG includes:
- a CDS encoding deoxyribodipyrimidine photo-lyase codes for the protein MNALDSFVSDPRIRVRRDDKPSARPRCVVYWMQRSQRGRENPALNVAIDAANALGLPLAVHFGLHPRYPRANARHYAFLLDGIPEAARHVEARGAAFVFRPYPHHSLLRFCEEVAPALVVGDENPLREPESWRDGAARNLRVPFWTVDSDVIVPSCHFDREEYAARTLRPKIRKLLRRYLKPLGRPRCKAAFARSDRPRSAPFDARDLLTTLPLDRSAAPLRRVRGGRAAGLRTLRRFTTSALPRYHEDRNRPDLPGTSRLSAYLHFGQLGPHEVALAVRRARAPREARRAFLEELIVRRELAVNFVARNPRYDRVECGEPWALRTLTRHARDPRERIYSEKALEAGATSDRLWNAAQLEMVATGRMHGYLRMYWAKRLLDWTPTPADAYRVAVELNDRHELDGRDPNGYAGIAWAICGKHDRPWPPERPVLGFIRPMTASGAARKFDVDEYVASVGRAAAREGART
- the pdxH gene encoding pyridoxamine 5'-phosphate oxidase; translated protein: MSASPDPISLFEEWFQAASQVVLPEPSAAALATTGPDGRPSVRMVLVRGADHRGFVFYTNLESRKGLDLGAARSNPGGEGGGVPVSLCFYWPPLARQVRIEGTASPVTAAEADAYWATRPRPSQVAAWASPQSRPLPGGRAELDRRFDEMDRKFAGGPVPRPPFWSGFRVTPEQIEFWEGRENRLHDRLLFRREGGSWKRDTLAP